The Paenibacillus sp. RC334 nucleotide sequence AGTTTAGTGGCTTTGGATATGTTCCGCCTCAGAGTGAGGTCTATCGGGCGCTGCACGAGCTGGTGCAGGAGGGCGTTTTTTACCGTACCAAACGGTTAAAAGGAACAGATCCCCGCGTAGATTTTCAGGAAATTGTACTTTATCATTTTACAGATGATGGGGAGGAGAAAGCGCGACTGTACAAGAA carries:
- a CDS encoding helix-turn-helix transcriptional regulator, translated to MAFMISQRAFIKIYLITMVEKHRGYGYQMLESMKDEFSGFGYVPPQSEVYRALHELVQEGVFYRTKRLKGTDPRVDFQEIVLYHFTDDGEEKARLYKKQVKTDLDRCLGMLHKAEQDNYS